One Kitasatospora sp. MAP12-44 DNA segment encodes these proteins:
- the trxA gene encoding thioredoxin: MTTTAQLTEVTDETFAAEVLESALPVLVDFTASWCPPCRMIAPVLAQVAVEEADRLKVVSLDVDSNPQTPAAYGVLSMPTLMVFRAGQPVKSMVGARAKAKLLRELAEVL, encoded by the coding sequence ATGACGACGACCGCACAGCTCACAGAGGTGACCGACGAGACCTTCGCGGCCGAGGTACTGGAGTCGGCCCTCCCCGTCCTGGTGGACTTCACCGCCTCCTGGTGCCCCCCGTGCCGCATGATCGCCCCGGTGCTGGCCCAGGTGGCGGTGGAGGAGGCGGACCGGCTCAAGGTGGTCAGCCTGGACGTGGACAGCAACCCGCAGACCCCGGCGGCGTACGGCGTGCTGTCGATGCCGACCCTGATGGTCTTCCGGGCCGGTCAGCCGGTGAAGTCGATGGTCGGCGCCCGGGCCAAGGCCAAGCTGCTGCGGGAGCTGGCCGAGGTGCTGTGA